The DNA sequence GACGGGATCCCTACTTCCAGGGAGCCGGCCTCGCCGACCTCATGCGCGCACTTCAAGCTGTCTAACCAATGAATCACATCGCCGATTTCCCCTTCTTTCCTCTCCATGTCGACCGCGACGCGCAACTCCTGAAGCCCGAGGAGGAAGCCGCGTTTCTCTCTCATCTCAACGAGTCGCACGTCCAGAACCTTCTTGTACTCTCGCACGGCTGGAACAACGATCTAGAGGAGGCTCGCACGCTTTACTCCGAACTCCTCGCCAACCTTCGCGCCACTCTAGAGGCAGAAGACACGTATGCCTTGGGTGGAAGCACAGCAGTACTCGGTGTGTACTGGCCGTCCAAGCGTTTTGCTCCTCCCTCGAAGATCTCAGGTGGGGCAGCGTCTATCGGTGGCGATGCCTCCTCCGACGATGTACAACGCGCGTTAAACACCCTTGCCGACACGCTGGGTCCAGATGCGGCGGAAGCGCTAAGAAAGGCTGCAGACCTAAGCCTGGATCTCGACGAACGCCAGGTGCAAAACGAGTTCGTCGATGCCATCCGGAAGGCGCTGCCGGACTCTGCGACCGAGGGCTCCGACCCCATTCCGCCCCGTCTCCGATCAGCATCGGGCTTCGAAGTATTAGGCCTGCTAGCCCCGCCTCCTCCGCCACCTCCAGCCTCTGGCGGGACAGGAGGAGCCACCTCCTTCTCGCCGCTATCCGTGCGGGACCCTTCCGGCGGAGCCGCAGGGATTGGCGATACGCTCCGGGGCATCCGCGCCGCCGCCCTTCGGCTCGCAAACCTCACGACTTACTACACCATGAAGGAGCGTGCTGGCAACGTTGGGAAACACGCACTTGCCCCTGTGCTGAATCGCCTTGCTGCCGCACACCCAGCTCTCCGCATTCATCTCTGTGGGCACAGCTTTGGGGGACGCGTCGTGACTGCGGCAGCATCCGCCGTCGCCGAACCTGTAAGCTCGCTCGTGCTGCTCCAGGCAGCTTTCTCTCACAACGGGTTCTCTGCCGACTTCGGGACTGGAAAGCCTGGAGCGTTTCGGAACGTCCTTGATGACCATAAAGTGAGCGGGTCGATCGTCATCACGCATACCTCCAACGACAGGGCGGTGGGGCTCGCGTACCCCCTCGCGTCACGGCTAGCGGGTCAGGCCGCCAGCTCATTCGGTGGTCCCGAGGACCGCTTCGGAGGAATTGGCCGCAACGGCGCTCAGCGCACAGATGAGGCTCAACACCAGCGGTTGCTGCCGACAGGGCAGGCGTACTCGTTCTCCGAAGGGGGGCTCTACAACCTCCGCGCGGATGACCACATCACCGACCATAGCGACGTGACAGGCCGTGAGGTTGCCGCAGCTCTCGTTGCTGCCATGGGCGCTTAAAGGACGCTTGCTCACACCCTTACTGTGTGAGCGGTAAGGTCAGCACGCGGGGAAACCACTCAAGTGCGTCTGTCATGTGACAAAGCGTGGCGCACGAGACGAGATATGTTCGTCGGCTACTCGAAAGAAATCAATGGCATCCTACCTATCCGACACGTCCCTGCGGGCGCGGAGCATCAAGCGCTACGACCCCGACCTCAAGCTGGAGTCGTCGCCGGGCACCTCCTACAGCTCCGTCTTCCTCTCGCACAGCCACCTCGATAAGGATCTCGTCGAAGGGCTCGTGGACCGGCTCGCTCGCCTGGGCGTCCGGGTTTACGTCGACTGGAAGGACGCGACGCTTCCCGCATCGCCGTCACGTGACACCGTCGAGACGATCAAGAAGCAGATCGTCGCCAACGACGTGTTCATGCTCCTCGCCACCGACCGCGCCCTGGAGTCGAAGTGGGTTCCCTGGGAGCTCGGCGTCGCCGACCAGGCGAAGGGCTACGACCGGATCGTCGTGGTCCCCGTCACTCGCAACGGCACATACTTGGGAAGCGAGTACGTCCGGGTGTACCGTCAGCTCCGCGAAGAACTCGGTTCGCTGAAGATCTTCGGCCCCGGCGGCTCCGGGACCGGCTCCGCGGCCAGCAACTACCTGCGTGGCAAGGCGGCAATCTTCGGGTAGACCACGGCCAGACCGCCCCCAATCGCAAGACTACCCCCCAACCAATGCGCCGCACGTTCTTCAGCTTTCATTACGACCGCGACCACTGGCGGGCGTGGCAGGTCCGCAACTCCTGGGTCACGAAAGGGGACCGGGAGTCCAGGGGCTTCTTCGACAGTTCCGTCTTCGAGTCCAAGAAGCGGACGAGCGACGCCGCCCTCAAGGAGTTCCTCCGCACCGGGCTCAAGAACTGCGGAGTGACGTGCGTCCTGGCGGGAAGCCAGACCGCGCACCGCCGCTGGGTCCGCTACGAGCTCGTCCGCAGCTTCATGGCCGGGAAGGGGATTCTCTGCGCCAAGATCCACCGACGTAAGAACAGCGCGGGCGCCGTAGATACCGCCGGTCCCAATCCGCTGGATCAGCTCGCGTTCGTTGTCACTGGCGACCGCATCTCGTTCAAGGAGATGAAGAACGGCACGTGGGTTCCCTACACCGACGCCCCCAGCTTAGCCCGACGAGAGGTCCCGTACGCGCTCGGCAGCAAGACCAACCACACCTTCGCTACCCTGTTTTCGACCTATGACTATGTGACCGAGGACGGGTACAACAACCTCGGCCGCTGGATCGAGACTGCCGCCCGTCAAGCCGGACGCTAACCCCATGCCCGTCCCGTCCCCTTATCAGGTCGTCCTCCTGGGCCAAACGCGCCCGGCCGTCCGCGACGCGCTCCGCAAGACGCTAGTCGCGCGGATGCGCGAGATGGACCTCGACGTGGACGCACACGTCGTCTTCCTCGATGCCTCCGACGCCCGCGCGCTGACCCAGGCTGGTCCGGCCGTCTGCGCCTTTGTTGGGGGCTACAGCTACGACGCGATGGACGCCGCCACCGTCGCCTGGCTCGTGGACGACGCTGTGCTGATACTCCCGCTCGTCGAATCGCTGGACGGGTACAAGAGCCAGGTGCCTAAATCCCTCCGGCCGATCCACGGGAAGGTTCTCTCCGACACGGCCGAGTCTGTCGAGTCCGCCGTCGGCCTCATTATGGAGGGGCTTGGGCTGCTCCGCCGCACCCGACGCCTGTTCATCAGCTACCGGCGCACCGAGGCGTCCGACGCCGCCCACCAGCTCTACGACCTCCTCGACGACCGAGGTTTCGACGTCTTCCTCGACACCCGCAAGGTCCGACCCGGCGACCCGTTCCAGGAAGAGCTTCTCCACCGCCTCAGCGATTCCGACGTTCTCATCATCCTCGACACCGACGGGTTCCTAGAGAGCGAGTGGACGCGGGAGGAACTGGCCCAGGCGCAAGCGATGGCGCTCGGCATCCTCCAGGTCCAGTGGCCTGGCGTCGGCCGTCCCGCCTACGCCGCGCTCTGCACCGTCGTCCCGCTCGACGCCGCCGACCTTGACGGGAAGCGCCTCACCGACGACGCCCTCCACCGGGTCGGGCACCAGACCGAGACGCTCCGCGCGCGGTCCATCGCCGCGCGCTACACCAGCCTCGTCGGGTCCTTCGACGCCATCGCCGAACAAGAGGGGGTCCCATCGACCGTCCAGCCAACTCGGTACCTCGAACTCGCGCCACCTGGGAAGGACCCCGTCGCGGTCATCCCGACGGTCGGCGTCCCCGAGACGCTCTCCTACCAGGACGTCGAGGCGCTGCTCTCTCGCCTCGCCTCGGACGGGGCGGCGGCCCCCTCCCGCGCCGTCATTCTCTACGACCCGGTCCCCGTCCGGCCCCGCTGGAAGCAGCACCTCGACTGGCTCGACGGCCACCTTCCGGTCCAGACCGTCACGGTGTCTGGTGCCGAGGCGTGGCTCCGCTCGCTCTGACCCCGCCTGCGATGCCCGACCTGACCCCCATTTTTCTCTCCGCAAGCGTCCCCGATCCGGATCGCCACCCCCGGTACTTCGAGACCGCCGACTTCGTCGCCATCCGGGAGGCCGTCCGCGCCCTCGCGGCCTTCGTGCTCCCTCGCGCCCGACTCGTGTGGGGCGGCCACCCCGCCATCACGCCGATCATCCGGGCCGTCGCGGAGGCGGTGGACCTCGACGTGCAGGAGCACGTCGTGCTCTACCAGTCCGACTTCTTCCGCGACGTCTTTCCGCAAGACAACGATGCGTTCGCTCGTATCCAAGTCACCGAACGGCTGGCGACACGCGACGAGAGCCTGCGGCTGATGCGCGACGAGATGCTCGGGGCCTACCCATTCTCGACGGCCCTCTTCATTGGGGGCATGGAGGGAGTCGAGGACGAGGCCGAGCTGTTCCTCCGGCGCCACCCCCACGCCGCTTTCGTCCCCGTCGCGACAACCGGGGCAGCCGCGCGCATCCTCTACGACCGACACGCCGCCCGCCTACGTCTGTCCGACGCTCTCGCTGACCAATACGCCTACGGTGCGCTTTTCCGCGACCTCGTCCGCCTAGGCTAACGCGAGTAGTCACCCGCACCCAATGTCTGACGCCGACGACCGCCCCCAGGGACCGCGCACGTTCCTCTCTTACAGTTGGAGCAGCCCAGAGCACGAGGACTGGGTGCTCCGTCTCGCAGGCGACCTCGTAGACCTCGACGTCGACGTCGTCCTCGACAAGTGGGACCTTCAAGATGGCGACGACCCGTTCCCGTTCATGGAGCGAATCGTCACCGATCCCGACCTGAAAAAGGTCGTCCTGATCTGCGACCGCGAGTACGTCCGCAAGGCCGACGCCCGCGAGGGCGGGGTCGGCGCCGAAGCTCAGATCCTCACCCCGGAACTGTACCGGGCCGCCCAGGCTGATCCCGAAGCCCCCGGTCACGAGAAGGCCGAAACGCGCAAATTCGTTGCCGTCGTCCGCGAGCCTGCTCCTCCTTGGGAGCGCTCGGCGCCCGCCTTCTACGGCGGCCGAATCCACATCGACATGGCCGACGACGAGGGCTATGGTGACGCCCTCACCCGCCTCTCGCGCTGGATCTACGACAAGCCGCTCCATGTGCGGCCCCCGCGCGGCAAGGCCCCCGCCTTCGTTACTGACGGTGACGCCCCGAGTACCAGCACGTCCGTTCGCCAGCGCCACGCGATAAAGGCCCTCCGCGAAGGCCGCCGCGAGGCGGATGGGGCCGTCGACGACTACTTCGAGACGCTCGCCGGGAACCTGCCCCGCTTCGACCTCGACCCCGAGGATGACCGCCCGACCCAGGCCGCCGTCGTGGAGCGTGCAGACCAGCTTCGACCCGTCCGGGA is a window from the Rubricoccus marinus genome containing:
- a CDS encoding alpha/beta fold hydrolase gives rise to the protein MNHIADFPFFPLHVDRDAQLLKPEEEAAFLSHLNESHVQNLLVLSHGWNNDLEEARTLYSELLANLRATLEAEDTYALGGSTAVLGVYWPSKRFAPPSKISGGAASIGGDASSDDVQRALNTLADTLGPDAAEALRKAADLSLDLDERQVQNEFVDAIRKALPDSATEGSDPIPPRLRSASGFEVLGLLAPPPPPPPASGGTGGATSFSPLSVRDPSGGAAGIGDTLRGIRAAALRLANLTTYYTMKERAGNVGKHALAPVLNRLAAAHPALRIHLCGHSFGGRVVTAAASAVAEPVSSLVLLQAAFSHNGFSADFGTGKPGAFRNVLDDHKVSGSIVITHTSNDRAVGLAYPLASRLAGQAASSFGGPEDRFGGIGRNGAQRTDEAQHQRLLPTGQAYSFSEGGLYNLRADDHITDHSDVTGREVAAALVAAMGA
- a CDS encoding toll/interleukin-1 receptor domain-containing protein gives rise to the protein MASYLSDTSLRARSIKRYDPDLKLESSPGTSYSSVFLSHSHLDKDLVEGLVDRLARLGVRVYVDWKDATLPASPSRDTVETIKKQIVANDVFMLLATDRALESKWVPWELGVADQAKGYDRIVVVPVTRNGTYLGSEYVRVYRQLREELGSLKIFGPGGSGTGSAASNYLRGKAAIFG
- a CDS encoding TIR domain-containing protein, with the protein product MRRTFFSFHYDRDHWRAWQVRNSWVTKGDRESRGFFDSSVFESKKRTSDAALKEFLRTGLKNCGVTCVLAGSQTAHRRWVRYELVRSFMAGKGILCAKIHRRKNSAGAVDTAGPNPLDQLAFVVTGDRISFKEMKNGTWVPYTDAPSLARREVPYALGSKTNHTFATLFSTYDYVTEDGYNNLGRWIETAARQAGR
- a CDS encoding toll/interleukin-1 receptor domain-containing protein gives rise to the protein MPVPSPYQVVLLGQTRPAVRDALRKTLVARMREMDLDVDAHVVFLDASDARALTQAGPAVCAFVGGYSYDAMDAATVAWLVDDAVLILPLVESLDGYKSQVPKSLRPIHGKVLSDTAESVESAVGLIMEGLGLLRRTRRLFISYRRTEASDAAHQLYDLLDDRGFDVFLDTRKVRPGDPFQEELLHRLSDSDVLIILDTDGFLESEWTREELAQAQAMALGILQVQWPGVGRPAYAALCTVVPLDAADLDGKRLTDDALHRVGHQTETLRARSIAARYTSLVGSFDAIAEQEGVPSTVQPTRYLELAPPGKDPVAVIPTVGVPETLSYQDVEALLSRLASDGAAAPSRAVILYDPVPVRPRWKQHLDWLDGHLPVQTVTVSGAEAWLRSL
- a CDS encoding SEFIR domain-containing protein gives rise to the protein MSDADDRPQGPRTFLSYSWSSPEHEDWVLRLAGDLVDLDVDVVLDKWDLQDGDDPFPFMERIVTDPDLKKVVLICDREYVRKADAREGGVGAEAQILTPELYRAAQADPEAPGHEKAETRKFVAVVREPAPPWERSAPAFYGGRIHIDMADDEGYGDALTRLSRWIYDKPLHVRPPRGKAPAFVTDGDAPSTSTSVRQRHAIKALREGRREADGAVDDYFETLAGNLPRFDLDPEDDRPTQAAVVERADQLRPVRDEVLDVVKALVRYRPEPEGWEPVHLFFQRCLPLLDPLVLNSRVNTWSRDHFRLVVPELFLYALAALLQRRRYENAAYMLSEPFTLPESGRGSGLVPFTYLQQGSEALQRHYQDQNERWISYQGTWIHGRADSTGVPFDAVMQADLVLALRAEESDFGYWWPSTLVYKERRPGPFDVFARSASAEHFERLMPVLGVSSAEELRQRADGMGRDGWIHDHHVHVPGLIGSEHLASQP